One Natronolimnobius sp. AArcel1 genomic region harbors:
- a CDS encoding CARDB domain-containing protein, whose product MRRGDDRAVTVQIGAVLLLAILFSALALYQINVVPDQNAEVEYNHNERVTGEMVELRDAMRDTDHESSQGVPITLGAQYDTRTMAVNPSDPTGTVRTVEPETPITIENADIGDPIIDGLLEESLDTKFIQYDPHYNEYQDAPKTNIEHTLLYNEFGHANVTLEEQHLIRDDQLTLFVIDGNLSRTDQRTVSVDVERLGGPGDSTLESDGATITIPTNSPDRWNDSVGTSFDDDSEEYARVTDATDDSVTIELDDEQTFDLSVAKVGVGDGGERDDRFSGDDSSESGEGGGSGGESDPVQGPLVTTADAPAEVTQGNEFTLSGTATSIGTESHFRSGTPIVGGQWESDGPDGENTGTLDIDGDPESLENVNLEDEITTEIDTDEWETGEHTLTVWGQDASGRVSSLGDTANTSIEVRDPPEDEPSFSVSIDEYDDDVTAGEDAEFTTNVQNDGGEAGTQDIVLDVDGQNVAEYETLELEPGESAEVTLTWQTEQVDTGERAATVSSDEDSDTVEVRVNEAEVPGFDLVYISDVNGFVQPSEERQTIQFALDEGPEAWEDVVIDLSNPNDGGVDYTDTFGGDYRIERGSGQLWNSGETLVYQIDDSYEAGEIIELSVGSYATDGTGGPYDVAFTRTDTDETAITDFEIDGEEGADDPFVSVGASDVDGNAGPGTEQQTFTFTPGSQIEPNERVLFDISEPNGDGVTYGWDVSLEQGSGEVWREGDEIVYQAGQNSYAGEGVEISITLEGTDREGGPYDVGVRRTDTGDETTTTFEIIPPGAGAGPG is encoded by the coding sequence ATGCGTCGTGGGGACGACCGGGCCGTGACGGTCCAGATTGGGGCAGTGTTACTGCTCGCTATTTTATTTTCTGCGCTAGCGCTGTATCAGATTAATGTCGTTCCTGATCAAAATGCCGAGGTTGAGTATAATCATAACGAACGTGTCACTGGAGAGATGGTCGAACTCCGTGATGCGATGCGAGACACTGATCACGAGAGTTCTCAGGGTGTACCGATTACACTCGGCGCACAGTATGATACGCGAACAATGGCCGTTAATCCGTCAGATCCAACTGGGACAGTCCGAACGGTCGAGCCGGAAACGCCGATAACGATAGAGAATGCGGATATTGGTGACCCAATTATTGACGGCCTTCTTGAAGAGTCACTTGATACAAAGTTCATCCAGTACGACCCACATTATAACGAATACCAAGATGCACCGAAGACGAACATTGAACATACACTTCTATACAACGAATTTGGCCATGCAAACGTCACACTTGAAGAACAACACCTCATTCGTGACGATCAGCTTACTCTCTTCGTCATCGACGGCAACCTGTCACGGACCGATCAGCGAACAGTATCCGTCGACGTAGAACGGCTTGGTGGCCCCGGAGACTCGACGCTCGAGAGCGACGGTGCAACAATTACAATTCCAACAAACTCACCTGACCGGTGGAACGACTCGGTTGGAACATCGTTCGACGATGATAGCGAAGAGTATGCCAGAGTCACGGACGCAACCGACGATAGCGTTACGATTGAACTCGATGACGAACAAACGTTTGACCTCTCCGTCGCAAAGGTTGGAGTCGGTGATGGTGGTGAGCGTGATGATCGATTCTCAGGTGACGACTCCAGTGAATCTGGCGAGGGTGGAGGATCAGGAGGGGAAAGCGATCCAGTACAGGGTCCGTTGGTCACAACTGCTGATGCACCCGCTGAAGTGACCCAAGGAAATGAGTTTACACTTAGTGGTACAGCGACCTCCATCGGTACTGAGAGCCACTTTCGAAGTGGAACACCTATTGTTGGTGGTCAGTGGGAAAGCGATGGACCAGATGGGGAGAACACAGGGACCTTAGATATTGATGGTGATCCCGAGAGTTTGGAGAATGTCAATCTCGAGGACGAGATAACGACGGAGATCGACACCGACGAATGGGAGACTGGTGAACATACCCTTACAGTGTGGGGACAGGACGCGTCTGGGCGGGTGAGCAGTCTTGGTGACACTGCGAACACGAGTATTGAAGTGAGAGATCCACCCGAAGACGAGCCATCTTTCTCGGTCTCAATTGACGAGTACGACGACGACGTGACAGCAGGCGAAGACGCTGAGTTCACTACTAACGTTCAAAATGATGGTGGTGAAGCGGGAACACAGGATATTGTCCTCGATGTCGATGGTCAGAACGTTGCCGAATACGAAACACTCGAACTCGAGCCCGGTGAGTCTGCGGAGGTCACTCTTACGTGGCAAACCGAACAGGTGGATACTGGGGAGAGAGCGGCAACGGTCTCGAGTGATGAGGACAGCGATACTGTCGAAGTACGAGTCAATGAAGCAGAGGTTCCAGGTTTTGACCTCGTATACATAAGTGACGTTAATGGGTTTGTTCAACCAAGTGAGGAGCGACAAACGATCCAGTTTGCACTTGATGAGGGGCCGGAAGCGTGGGAAGATGTTGTCATTGATCTCAGTAATCCGAACGATGGCGGTGTCGACTATACAGACACGTTCGGTGGCGACTACCGAATTGAGCGTGGAAGTGGTCAACTCTGGAATAGCGGAGAAACGCTCGTATATCAGATCGATGACAGTTATGAAGCAGGAGAGATAATCGAACTCAGTGTTGGAAGCTATGCAACCGATGGCACAGGTGGACCCTATGATGTGGCGTTCACGCGAACAGATACCGATGAAACAGCGATAACTGACTTTGAGATAGATGGTGAAGAGGGTGCTGATGATCCGTTCGTCTCTGTCGGTGCCTCCGATGTTGACGGTAATGCTGGCCCTGGAACGGAGCAACAAACGTTTACATTTACTCCTGGGTCACAGATCGAGCCAAATGAGCGAGTGCTATTCGACATCAGTGAGCCCAACGGCGATGGCGTGACCTATGGCTGGGATGTGTCGCTTGAACAGGGTTCCGGAGAAGTCTGGCGGGAGGGAGATGAGATCGTCTACCAGGCAGGTCAAAACAGTTACGCCGGCGAGGGGGTCGAAATCTCAATTACGCTTGAGGGAACCGACCGTGAAGGTGGACCATATGATGTCGGCGTAAGACGAACGGATACCGGGGATGAAACAACGACGACGTTCGAAATCATTCCACCTGGTGCTGGAGCTGGCCCAGGATAG
- a CDS encoding DUF2150 family protein: MSNPPTEFYSEERWQNWIDRIKDEEIDPEDESSARLLLNLQDDTAIAIAKIVAAYDDGDIDQEEALAEIEDVRGIVLSEVDIEDEEKLILVDGVQTSLVCVFFAAEEYIATGPADEGTVGDYLAAAADAEAEEDLDAALGYAAQAGTLIVDGDKLDMQVAEDLEYGLVTEWINGLDSLQSAMSDPEVVEEDDE, encoded by the coding sequence ATGAGCAATCCCCCGACCGAGTTCTACTCGGAGGAACGCTGGCAGAACTGGATCGACCGCATCAAAGACGAAGAGATCGATCCGGAAGACGAGTCATCGGCGCGGCTGCTGTTGAATCTCCAGGACGATACGGCAATTGCGATCGCCAAGATCGTCGCCGCCTACGACGACGGGGATATCGACCAGGAGGAAGCGCTCGCAGAGATCGAAGACGTTCGCGGAATCGTCCTCAGCGAAGTCGATATCGAAGACGAGGAGAAACTGATCCTCGTCGACGGCGTCCAGACCAGCCTCGTCTGTGTCTTTTTCGCCGCAGAAGAGTACATCGCCACCGGCCCCGCCGACGAAGGTACCGTCGGCGACTACCTCGCTGCTGCCGCAGACGCCGAAGCCGAAGAAGACCTCGATGCCGCACTCGGTTACGCCGCACAGGCCGGCACCCTCATCGTCGACGGCGACAAACTCGACATGCAGGTCGCTGAAGACTTAGAGTACGGCCTCGTCACCGAATGGATCAACGGCCTCGACAGTCTCCAAAGCGCAATGAGCGACCCCGAAGTCGTCGAAGAAGACGACGAATAA
- the hmgB gene encoding hydroxymethylglutaryl-CoA synthase, with amino-acid sequence MTAVGIDAIEIWTGNLKMDLPGTFAPEKGEDPAKYTKGLGLNASSFPDSYEDIVTMGANAAHRLMERKGLEPDDIGRIDVATESSFDNSKPVSTYVAGCLESVYDGDFHHANKGERKFACIAGTQSLDDAYNWIRAGRNRGRGALVIATDTALYARGDAGEATQGAGAVAMLIDEDPDLVELSTHQGYGSADETDFLKPNQQFPSVDGKRSVQVYLARMREALEDYESVAGDVHPEDVSFAPFHTPFPGMVRKAAMLAYRHITRDTSIEEELAEEIGRQPRREAFDDEEAFHDAVREYMDALKETDRYQEWYAETIDPTLTLSREVGNWYTGSVHIARVSALKTALEQGRDMTDQQLLVGSYGSGAQAEIHAEIVQDGWEDELEALNVDEQLANRYDMSWADYEEIHDAHNHEMDVDVEEFTTPEEEFVFDGWGRMGERKYRYVE; translated from the coding sequence ATGACTGCAGTCGGTATCGACGCGATCGAAATCTGGACTGGGAACCTCAAGATGGATCTTCCCGGCACGTTCGCCCCGGAGAAAGGCGAAGATCCCGCAAAGTATACTAAGGGCCTCGGTCTCAACGCGAGTTCGTTCCCCGACAGCTACGAAGACATCGTCACGATGGGGGCCAACGCCGCCCATCGATTGATGGAACGAAAGGGACTCGAGCCCGACGACATCGGTCGCATCGACGTCGCGACTGAGAGTTCCTTCGACAACTCGAAACCGGTTTCGACGTACGTCGCAGGCTGCCTCGAGTCGGTGTACGACGGTGACTTCCATCACGCGAACAAGGGCGAGCGTAAGTTCGCCTGTATCGCGGGGACCCAGAGCCTGGACGATGCGTACAACTGGATTCGCGCGGGTCGCAACCGCGGTCGCGGCGCGCTCGTGATCGCAACTGACACCGCACTCTATGCTCGCGGTGACGCCGGCGAGGCAACGCAGGGCGCTGGAGCGGTCGCAATGCTCATCGACGAAGATCCGGATCTGGTTGAGCTTTCGACGCACCAGGGCTATGGCTCGGCTGACGAAACGGACTTCCTCAAGCCGAACCAGCAGTTCCCTTCGGTCGACGGAAAGCGTTCGGTGCAGGTGTATCTCGCCCGTATGCGCGAGGCACTCGAGGATTACGAGAGCGTTGCCGGTGACGTACATCCCGAGGATGTCTCGTTCGCGCCGTTCCACACGCCGTTCCCGGGCATGGTACGGAAGGCAGCAATGCTTGCATACCGGCACATCACGCGCGATACGTCCATTGAGGAGGAACTCGCCGAGGAAATCGGCCGCCAGCCCCGCAGAGAGGCGTTCGATGACGAGGAGGCGTTCCACGATGCCGTTCGCGAGTACATGGACGCGCTCAAAGAGACGGATCGCTATCAGGAGTGGTACGCGGAGACAATCGACCCGACGCTGACGCTCTCCCGCGAAGTCGGCAACTGGTACACGGGATCGGTTCATATCGCCCGTGTCAGCGCGCTCAAGACTGCCCTCGAGCAGGGCCGCGATATGACCGACCAGCAGTTGCTCGTTGGCTCCTACGGCAGCGGCGCACAGGCTGAGATTCACGCCGAAATTGTCCAAGACGGTTGGGAAGACGAACTCGAGGCGCTGAACGTCGACGAGCAACTCGCCAACCGATACGACATGTCGTGGGCGGATTACGAGGAGATTCACGACGCGCACAACCACGAGATGGACGTCGATGTCGAGGAGTTCACAACGCCTGAGGAGGAGTTTGTCTTCGATGGCTGGGGCCGCATGGGCGAGCGCAAGTATCGGTACGTGGAGTAA
- a CDS encoding TatD family hydrolase, producing MLEADTPVLDNHLHLDPDNHRGIDAVKDFARLGGTHLLVVNKPSWHLEVDADAGEDFRPVFERTLEIVDEASAELPGRAWPVLGVHPGLISRLVDERGYSPEEAREIMQGGIDLAAEYVADGDALALKSGRPHYDVSDAVWDASNAVMRHAFDHGGDLGCAVQLHTEATEDLTAVADWAEDAGMERHQVVKHYAEGRLEGPTPSVMSEKDRLERAAERGDPFLMETDYVDDPGRPGAVLGPKTVPRRVRWLLEEGYEDAVRNAHVETPQHVYGIDTVATLERE from the coding sequence ATGCTCGAGGCCGACACACCCGTTCTGGACAATCATCTGCATCTCGACCCGGACAATCACCGCGGCATCGACGCTGTCAAAGACTTCGCGCGGCTTGGCGGCACTCACCTCCTCGTCGTCAACAAACCCTCCTGGCACCTCGAGGTCGACGCCGACGCCGGCGAAGACTTTCGGCCCGTCTTCGAGCGTACCCTCGAGATTGTCGACGAGGCCTCGGCGGAACTTCCAGGGCGCGCCTGGCCCGTCCTCGGCGTTCATCCGGGCCTGATTTCGCGATTGGTCGACGAGCGCGGCTACAGCCCCGAGGAGGCCCGCGAAATCATGCAGGGCGGAATCGACCTCGCTGCCGAGTACGTCGCTGACGGCGACGCGCTCGCGTTAAAATCTGGCCGCCCGCACTACGATGTCTCCGACGCCGTCTGGGACGCTTCGAACGCCGTCATGCGCCACGCGTTCGACCACGGCGGCGACCTCGGCTGTGCGGTCCAACTTCATACAGAGGCCACCGAGGACCTCACCGCGGTCGCCGACTGGGCCGAAGACGCCGGCATGGAGCGCCACCAGGTCGTCAAACACTACGCCGAAGGCCGACTCGAGGGACCTACTCCAAGCGTCATGAGCGAGAAAGACCGCCTCGAGCGCGCGGCCGAGCGCGGCGACCCCTTCCTGATGGAAACCGACTACGTCGACGATCCCGGCCGACCCGGTGCCGTCCTCGGCCCAAAGACCGTCCCGCGCCGCGTTCGGTGGTTGCTCGAGGAGGGCTACGAGGACGCCGTCCGGAACGCCCACGTCGAGACGCCCCAGCACGTGTATGGGATCGATACTGTGGCCACGCTCGAGCGCGAGTGA
- a CDS encoding Hsp20/alpha crystallin family protein — MTLEQFTRNGGQIARRYDYGDGTVLAVDFGTSAVDTSVDLADGTIIVVADDEQYEFELPDGADDAHTFMKNGVLTVELEGDL; from the coding sequence ATGACTCTCGAGCAATTCACTCGGAACGGCGGGCAGATTGCCCGGCGCTACGACTACGGTGATGGGACGGTGCTGGCGGTCGACTTCGGCACGTCTGCTGTTGATACCTCGGTCGATCTGGCCGACGGCACCATTATCGTGGTCGCTGACGACGAACAGTACGAGTTCGAACTCCCCGACGGTGCAGACGACGCGCACACGTTTATGAAAAACGGCGTCCTCACTGTCGAACTGGAGGGCGATCTATGA